GTGGCCTCGCCGGGCTTGGCCACCCGGGAGAACCGGGCTCCGCCCGCCTCCCGATCGCACAACCACCCCTCGGCCACCCCCGCCTGGACCAGGGCCCGGAGCCTCCTCACCACCTCCCCGTCCGGCGGGAACGCCGCAGCCAGCCGCTCCCGTGCCTCATCCGGCCGGGACAGATCCAGCCCGGCCAGCACGTCGAACACCGGCTCTAAAGCCGTCAACAGATCTTGGGTGCCCATGGGGATCTCTCCTTTTCCGCGCCCTTTTCGGCGCGCGATCCAGTGGGAAGCTCCGGCAGGTCACAAGACAGCCTGGTTGCGAAACAAGGGAACTTGCACCGATCGCCGCTCAGGCTCGGCGGTGGGGCATGGGGTCTTCTTCCGGCCGCGCGCGACCCAATCTACCCCCCGGATCGCCCGTGTCCAACGCTAGCCGCCCAACCGACGTACCACTCCACGAACCGGGGGATCCCCACCTCGATGGGGGTCGTGGGCTCCCAGCCCCAGAGCTCTTTGGCCCGGGACACGTCCGCGTAGGTGCGGGGCACATCGCCCGGCTGCATGGGCAGGTAGTTGCGCCGGGCCTTCCTCCCGAGGGCGTCCTCCAGCACCGCGATGAACCTCTCCAGCCTCACCGGCCGGTGGTTGCCCAGGTTCACCACCTCGAACCCCAGGGGCCGGTCGATGGCGGCGACCACCCCCCGCACGATGTCGTCGATATAGGTGAAGTCGCGCTCCATGTCGCCGTGGTTGTACACGTCGATGGGCTCGCCGGTCAGGATTTTTTGGGTGAACTTGAACAGCGCCATATCCGGCCTGCCCCAGGGGCCGTACACGGTGAAGAACCGGAGCCCCGTAGCCGGGATGCCGTAGAGGTGGTGGTAGGTGTGGGCCATCAGCTCGTTGGCCACCTTGGTGGCGGCGTACAGGCTCACGGGCCGGTCCACCCGATCCGTCTCGGAGAACGGCACCTTCTCGTTCGCTCCGTACACCGACGAGGAGGACGCATACACCAGGTTGCCGGTGCCCCGGTGCCGGCAGGCCTCGAGGATGTGCAGGAACCCCATCAGGTTCGCCCGGCCGTAGGCCAGGGGGTTTTGCAGGCTGTAGCGCACCCCGGCCTGGGCGGCCAGGTGGCACACCACGTCGAACGGCCCCCGGTCGAACGCAGCCTCCACGGCCCCCGGGTCGGCCACGTCGCCCCGCACGAACCGAAACCCCTGCCGGCCCTCGAGCCGGGCGAGCCGGGCCTCCTTCAGCCCGACGTCGTAGTAGTCGTTCAGGTTGTCCAGCCCCACCACCCGGTCTCCCCGGTCGAGCAAGAACCCGGCCACCGCGGCCCCGATGAACCCGGCCGCGCCGGTGACGAGAACATCCATGCCGCCGCTCCTTTCCTCGGTTGAATTCCGATCGCGGGGATGGTAGCAGAACCCCGGTCGCCCGGCCAGGAACCCCGGCGAAACTCGCCTGAAATCGCGGGATTTCTTGACCCTTTCCGATCGGCGCTGTTATACTCCGCGCCCTGTCGCCGGCCGCGAGCCGGCCCTTCGCCCTGGTGTTCGTCCGTTTTCCCTCGGCCTTTCGCGGCCGGGCACACGAAGGACCCATGGACACTTCCGAAGCCATTCGCAGCCGCCGCAGCGTGCGCCGGTTCCGGCCCGACCCGGTCCCGGCCGACCACATCGAGCGCCTGCTCGACGCGGCCCGGTGGGCGCCCTCGGGTCTGAACAACCAGCCCTGGCGGTTCGTGGTGGTCCAGGCCCCGGAGGTGCGCGAGCAGCTCGCTCGGTGCACCAAGTACGGCCGGATCCTCCGATCGGCGCCCCTGGCCGTGGCCGTGCTCCTCGACACGGCCTCGTCCTACCACCGGGAGAAGGACCTCCAGGGGGTGGGGGCGTGCCTGCAGAACCTCCTCCTCGAGGCCCACGCGACCGGGCTGGGGGCGTGCTGGCTCGGCGAGATCCTGAACCAGCGGAAGGAGGTCGAGCGGATCCTGGGGGTGCCCGCCCACCTGGAGCTGATGGCCGTGGTGGCCGTGGGCTTCCCCCAGGGGGACCGCCACGGCAACCCCCAGCGCCTGCCCCTCGAGGACCTGATCGTGGGGCGGTTCTGATCCTGCGTATCCCGACCCTACGACGAGGACATCCCATGACCACTCCCACCGTGAAGTTCGGCACCTCCGGCTGGAGGGCCGTGTTGTGCGAGGCGTTCACCTTCGACAACGTCCGGGTGGTGGTCCAGGCCATCGCCGACCACCTCAAGGCCGGGGGGCTGGATGAGCGGGGCGTGCTCGTGGCCTACGACACCCGGTTCATGGGCGAGCGGTTCGCCCGGGTCGCCTGCGAGGTGTTCGCGGGCAACGGGATCCGCACGTTCCTGCCCCCGCGCGACGTGCCGACCCCCGTGGTGTCGTACGACATCCTGCGCCACGGCCGCGACGGTGCCGTGAACTTCACCGCCTCCCACAACCCTCCGGAGTACAACGGGGTGAAGTTCAGCCCGGCCTGGGGCGGCCCGGCCCTGCCCGAGACCACCCGCGACATCGAGGAGCGGGCCAACCGCCGGATGGCCGACGGCTCGTACCGGTCCCTCGGGTTCGAGGAGGCCCGGGACCGGGGACTGGTGGCGGCCCACGACCCCCGGCCCGACTATCTGGACCGGATCCGCGATCTGGTGGACCTGGACGCGATCCGCTCGGCCGGGCTGCGCGTCGCGGTGGACGTGCTCCACGGCACGGCCCGCGAGTACCTGGACGAGCTGCTGCGCGAGGCCGGGTGCGACGTGGTCGTGTTCCACGACAACCCCGACCCCCTGTTCGGCGGCCGGGCACCCGAGCCCAGCCGCGCCAACATCCCCGAGCTGATCGCGTCGGTCTCCGACGACCCGGGGATCTGCCTGGGCCTGGCCACCGACGGCGACGCGGACCGGTTCGGGGTGGTGGACCGGGGCGGCGCGTTCCTGGAGCCCAACTACTTCCTGGGACTCCTGTTCGACTACCTGGTGCGCGAGCGCGGATTCGAGGGAGGGGTCGCCCGCAGCGTGGCCACGAGCCACCTCCTGGACGCCGTGGCCCGGGACCTGGGGCGGCCCGTGTTCGAGACCCCGGTGGGGTTCAAGTTCATCGGCGACCTCATCCGACGGAACCAGGTGGCCCTGGGGGGCGAGGAGTCGGCGGGCCTGTCCGTCCGGGGCCACGTGCCGGAGAAGGACGGCATCCTGGCCTGCCTGCTGGCCGCCGAGATGGTGGCCCGGCGGGGCACCCCCCTCATCCAGCAGCTCGAGGAGCTGTACGGCCGGGTGGGCCGGTACCGCACCCGCCGGGTGAACCTGCGCCTGACCTCCCGGCAGGAGGAGGCCTTCGAGGCCAAGGTCCGCGAGACCCCCGACGGGTTCGCGGGCCGACGGGTACGGGACGTGGTCACCACAGACGGCCACAAGTTCCTGCTGGAGGGGGGGGCGTGGGTGCTGGTGCGCAAATCGGGCACCGAGCCGGTGGTGCGGCTCTACGCCGAGGCCGACTCCGACGAGGCGCTCGAGCGGCTCCTGGAGGCCGGCCGGGCATGGGTGCTGGGGGAAGGAACGAACTCCTGAAATCGAGGCGTTGCCATGATTCTCGAACAACTCGTGGTCGGGCCGATCCAGGCCAACTGCTACATCCTGGGCGACGAGACCACCCGCGAAGCCGTGGTGATCGATCCGGGCGGCGACACCCCGGTGATCCTTAGGGCCCTCCAGGCGCGGGACCTGAAACCCGTGGCCATCGTGGCCACCCACGGCCACTTCGACCACGTGGAGGGCCTGGCGGGCATGAAGCGGGCCACCGGCGCGCCGGTGTGCGTGCACCCCGACGAACTGCCGCTGCTCAAGGGCCTGCCCGGCCAGGGGCTGCTGTTCGGCATGCGGGTGGAGGCCGCACCCGAGCCCGACGTGCTCCTGGAGGAGGGGCAGACGATTCCGTTCGGCTCCTTCGCCCTCAGCGTGCTCCACACCCCGGGGCACAGCCCCGGCTCCGTGAGCCTGGTGGTGGACAAGAAGGTGTTCGTGGGCGACCTGCTGTTCGCCGGGTCCATCGGCCGGACCGACCTCCAGGGCGGCGACTACGACACCCTGATCCGGTCGGTGCGGGAGAAGATCTTCACCCTGCCCGACGACACAGTGGTGTACCCGGGCCACGGCCCGGCCACCACCGTGGCCACCGAAAAGCGCACCAACCCCTTCTTCGTGTACTGACCGATGCTCCGGGGCAAGGAGATCCTGCTGGGGGTCACCGGCGGCATCGCCGCCTACAAGAGCGTGTACCTGTGCCGAGAGCTCACGGTGCGCGGGGCCAACGTGCACGTGGTGATGACGAAGAACGCCATGAACTTCGTCACCCCCCTGACCTTCCAGACGATCTCCGGCAACCCCGTGACCCACCGGATGTTCGAGCTGTTCCGGGGCCCCGAGATCGGCCACGTGGCCCTGGCCGACCGGGCCCACGCCCTGGTGGTGGCCCCCGCCACCGCGAACATCCTTGGCAAGGTGGCCAACGGGCTGGCCGACGACTTCCTCTCCACCATGATCATGGCCACCCGGGTACCGGTGCTGTTCGCCCCGGCCATGAACGTGGTCATGTGGGAGAGCGCGGCCGTTCAGGACAACGTCCGACGGCTGAAGGAGCGGGGCTTCGCGTTCGTGGGCCCAGCCGAGGGGGAGCTGGCCTGCGGGGTCAAGGGCAAGGGCAAGATGGCCGACCCCCTGCAGATCGTGGAGGCCCTGGAGGGGGTGCTCACCCCCGACGACCTGGCCGGGGAGACCGTGCTGGTGACCGCAGGGCCCACCTTGGAGCCCATGGACCCCGTGCGGTTCATCTCGAACCACTCGTCAGGGAAGATGGGATATGCCCTGGCCCGGGCGGCCGTCCGGCGGGGCGCCCGGGTGATTCTCATCTCCGGCCCCACCTCGCTGCCGCCCCCCCTCAACGCCGAGGTGATCCGGGTCACCACGGCCCGGGAGATGCGCGAGGCGGTCCTGACCCAGGCGGGCCGGGCCAGCGTGATCGTGATGGCCGCAGCGGTGTGCGACTGGCGGCCGGTGGCCATGGCATCCCAGAAGATCAAGAAGCGCTCCGGCGCCCCCCCCTCCCTGGAGCTGGAGCCCAACCCCGACATCCTCAAGGAGCTCGGTCGCAACAAGCGTCCGGACCAGATCCTGGTGGGGTTCGCAGCCGAAACCCACGACATGGAGAAGGGGGCCCGGGTCAAGCTGGCGGAGAAACGCCTCGACGCCATCGTGGCCAACGACGTGACCGCACCCGGATCCGGCTTCCACGTGGACACCAACGAGGTGGTGATCTTCACCGCCTCGGGCGAGCGCATCGGGGTGCC
This is a stretch of genomic DNA from Deferrisoma camini S3R1. It encodes these proteins:
- a CDS encoding MBL fold metallo-hydrolase, which gives rise to MILEQLVVGPIQANCYILGDETTREAVVIDPGGDTPVILRALQARDLKPVAIVATHGHFDHVEGLAGMKRATGAPVCVHPDELPLLKGLPGQGLLFGMRVEAAPEPDVLLEEGQTIPFGSFALSVLHTPGHSPGSVSLVVDKKVFVGDLLFAGSIGRTDLQGGDYDTLIRSVREKIFTLPDDTVVYPGHGPATTVATEKRTNPFFVY
- the coaBC gene encoding bifunctional phosphopantothenoylcysteine decarboxylase/phosphopantothenate--cysteine ligase CoaBC, with protein sequence MLRGKEILLGVTGGIAAYKSVYLCRELTVRGANVHVVMTKNAMNFVTPLTFQTISGNPVTHRMFELFRGPEIGHVALADRAHALVVAPATANILGKVANGLADDFLSTMIMATRVPVLFAPAMNVVMWESAAVQDNVRRLKERGFAFVGPAEGELACGVKGKGKMADPLQIVEALEGVLTPDDLAGETVLVTAGPTLEPMDPVRFISNHSSGKMGYALARAAVRRGARVILISGPTSLPPPLNAEVIRVTTAREMREAVLTQAGRASVIVMAAAVCDWRPVAMASQKIKKRSGAPPSLELEPNPDILKELGRNKRPDQILVGFAAETHDMEKGARVKLAEKRLDAIVANDVTAPGSGFHVDTNEVVIFTASGERIGVPRMSKDRVADRILGLVAKLRRGSQKPSWEPEAERPEFWEEG
- a CDS encoding nitroreductase family protein, which gives rise to MDTSEAIRSRRSVRRFRPDPVPADHIERLLDAARWAPSGLNNQPWRFVVVQAPEVREQLARCTKYGRILRSAPLAVAVLLDTASSYHREKDLQGVGACLQNLLLEAHATGLGACWLGEILNQRKEVERILGVPAHLELMAVVAVGFPQGDRHGNPQRLPLEDLIVGRF
- a CDS encoding 4-hydroxylaminobenzoate lyase, translating into MGTQDLLTALEPVFDVLAGLDLSRPDEARERLAAAFPPDGEVVRRLRALVQAGVAEGWLCDREAGGARFSRVAKPGEATRGFSVDAVELSGPGVWHRHTAGEVNLCFALDPEAAFDGFAEGWVVFGEGSDHVPTVSGGRMLLLYFLPGGRIDWKR
- a CDS encoding phosphoglucomutase/phosphomannomutase family protein, with protein sequence MTTPTVKFGTSGWRAVLCEAFTFDNVRVVVQAIADHLKAGGLDERGVLVAYDTRFMGERFARVACEVFAGNGIRTFLPPRDVPTPVVSYDILRHGRDGAVNFTASHNPPEYNGVKFSPAWGGPALPETTRDIEERANRRMADGSYRSLGFEEARDRGLVAAHDPRPDYLDRIRDLVDLDAIRSAGLRVAVDVLHGTAREYLDELLREAGCDVVVFHDNPDPLFGGRAPEPSRANIPELIASVSDDPGICLGLATDGDADRFGVVDRGGAFLEPNYFLGLLFDYLVRERGFEGGVARSVATSHLLDAVARDLGRPVFETPVGFKFIGDLIRRNQVALGGEESAGLSVRGHVPEKDGILACLLAAEMVARRGTPLIQQLEELYGRVGRYRTRRVNLRLTSRQEEAFEAKVRETPDGFAGRRVRDVVTTDGHKFLLEGGAWVLVRKSGTEPVVRLYAEADSDEALERLLEAGRAWVLGEGTNS
- a CDS encoding NAD-dependent epimerase, which encodes MDVLVTGAAGFIGAAVAGFLLDRGDRVVGLDNLNDYYDVGLKEARLARLEGRQGFRFVRGDVADPGAVEAAFDRGPFDVVCHLAAQAGVRYSLQNPLAYGRANLMGFLHILEACRHRGTGNLVYASSSSVYGANEKVPFSETDRVDRPVSLYAATKVANELMAHTYHHLYGIPATGLRFFTVYGPWGRPDMALFKFTQKILTGEPIDVYNHGDMERDFTYIDDIVRGVVAAIDRPLGFEVVNLGNHRPVRLERFIAVLEDALGRKARRNYLPMQPGDVPRTYADVSRAKELWGWEPTTPIEVGIPRFVEWYVGWAASVGHGRSGG